In the genome of Augochlora pura isolate Apur16 chromosome 8, APUR_v2.2.1, whole genome shotgun sequence, one region contains:
- the Arp5 gene encoding actin-related protein 5, whose product MEVLELKDIRAIPDIIHSYPDRVKTEGIPLVIDNGSYNCRVGWATEKEPQLIFKNLIAKPRKERGKKDGDPQVGNDIANIEAVRFQLKTQFDRNVVTHFEAQEQIFDYTFAHMGIDTEGTVNHPIILTETFLNPNYSRNLMAELLFECYNVPAIAYGVDCLFSYQHNNCPPDGLIISIGYHTTHIIPILDGKADPVNARRINVGGYHITSYMHRLLQLKYPVHVNAITPSRAEELIHEHSMIALNYQDEISKWADPDHYDSNVLRVQLPYVAPANAPGLTVEQQKERKRELARRLMEINARKREERLAEDEEQLNQLLAVQDLLEEGETDEFDQALKTYSLANETDLIKMINNLQAKVERTRQKIVAANSQEENIVMEEQKPKIKSSLQPKDQQDFDEWIAGVRKKRQEILEKRMAKRQRRQDMAKRRTAAAQERMRIISQLARKEKRDDDFGMRDEDWDVYKVINREGGDSDSELEQEKLLELEDVLRHHDPEFDGAGSNVPMVPGETHQLHVGVERLRAPEILFQPSMIGSMEAGIAETIEFVLKLYPPEQQLRLVGNIFLTGGPTRFPGLLERLNRELREIRPFGSNFQINIAKNSSIDAWYGARDFGLNGNLPEFLVNKKEYEEKGGEYFKEHLTSNTYTRSPDPLPVIQVPVTSEQIIVEDAVVDVEME is encoded by the exons ATGGAGGTCCTCGAATTAAAAGACATAAGAGCTATACCTGATATAATTCATTCTTATCCGGATAGAGTAAAAACTGAAGGAATACCACTTGTTATTGACAATG gatCGTATAACTGTAGAGTTGGCTGGGCAACTGAGAAAGAGCCTCAATTGATATTTAAGAATCTGATTGCAAAGCCAAGAAAAGAGCGTGGGAAGAAAGATGGGGATCCTCAGGTGGGGAACgatattgcaaatattgaaGCTGTCCGTTTTCAATTGAAAACACAGTTCGATAGAAATGTAGTAACCCATTTTGAAGCCCAggaacaaatatttgattatactTTTGCCCACATGGGAATTGACACGGAAGGCACTGTTAATCATCCAATTATCTTAACAGAAACCTTCTTAAATCCCAATTATTCTCGAAatt TGATGGCAGAACTTCTGTTTGAATGTTACAATGTACCAGCGATTGCTTATGGAGTAGACTGCCTATTCTCCTATCAACACAATAATTGTCCACCTGATGGTTTAATCATCAGTATCGGTTACCATACTACTCACATAATACCAATATTAGATGGTAAAGCAGATCCTGTGAATGCAAGGAGAATCAATGTTGGTGGATACCACATTACATCTTATATGCACAGACTGCTCCAATTGAAATATCCAGTACATGTAAATGCTATAACACCGAGCAGAGCAGAA GAATTAATACATGAACATTCTATGATAGCTCTTAATTATCAAGATGAAATTTCTAAGTGGGCCGATCCAGATCATTATGACTCGAACGTGTTAAGAGTACAGTTGCCCTATGTTGCGCCTGCAAATGCTCCTGGTTTAACAGTCGAACAACAAAAAGAACGGAAACGGGAATTAGCTAGAagattaatggaaattaatgCGCGTAAAAGGGAAGAGAGG TTAGCAGAAGACGAGGagcaattaaatcaattattagcCGTTCAAGATTTATTAGAGGAAGGTGAAACCGATGAATTCGATCAAGCTCTGAAGACCTATTCCCTCGCAAATGAAACAGACTTGATCAAAATGATAAACAATCTGCAAGCAAAGGTAGAAAGAACGAGGCAAAAAATAGTAGCAGCCAATTCCCAGGAAGAAAACATAGTAATGGAAGAACAAAAaccgaaaataaaatccaGTTTGCAACCTAAGGACCAACAAGACTTTGATGAGTGGATTGCCGGCGTGAGAAAGAAACG GCAGGAAATATTGGAGAAACGGATGGCGAAAAGGCAACGTAGACAGGATATGGCGAAGCGTAGAACAGCCGCAGCCCAGGAAAGGATGCGAATAATAAGTCAATTAGCAAGGaaagagaaacgcgatgaCGACTTCGGCATGAGAGACGAAGATTGGGATGTGTACAAAGTGATCAACCGG GAAGGTGGAGATTCGGACTCGGAATTAGAGCAAGAAAAGCTGTTAGAATTAGAAGATGTGCTACGGCATCATGATCCGGAGTTTGATGGCGCCGGTTCCAACGTCCCCATGGTCCCAGGAGAAACTCATCAATTGCATGTGGGGGTGGAACGTCTGAGAGCtccagaaatattattccagCCGTCCATGATAGGTTCGATGGAAGCGGGGATCGCTGAAACAATCGAATTCGTGCTAAAACTATACCCACCTGAGCAACAGCTACGCCTCGTGGGAAACATATTTCTTACTGGCGGGCCAACTAGATTTCCGGGTTTGTTAGAACGACTGAACCGCGAGCTTCGCGAGATCAGACCGTTCGGCTCCAACTTTCAGATAAACATAGCAAAGAACAGTAGCATAGACGCATGGTACGGCGCCAGAGATTTCGGTCTGAACGGCAACTTGCCCGAGTTTCTCGTAAACAAAAAGGAGTATGAAGAAAAGGGTGGCGAATATTTCAAGGAACATTTGACGAGCAATACTTACACTAGATCTCCAGACCCGTTGCCTGTGATACAAGTTCCTGTGACGTCCGAGCAGATCATTGTGGAAGATGCTGTTGTTGATGTTGAGATGGaatag
- the LOC144474239 gene encoding uncharacterized protein LOC144474239 isoform X1, with translation MVDWYTGYEQLVKRNLTLLPDQEAVQQQEPQSQELAQPQQTDIMTSMFEQQIKSEPMGFYSVASSRSDGSNSMVNLSDDREDLSQQEGHLQPQQQTTLQLNPQAQQQQTQQSQQQAQQNQQQQQQQSQSVQQETPSRQSTGQQTVKEGSRSRPQPCKVCGKVLSSASSYYVHMKLHSGNKPYHCTVCEASFCRKPYLEVHMRTHTGERPFQCELCLKRFTQKSSLNTHKRVHTGERPYACDICQKRFAVKSYVTAHRWSHVAEKPLVCDRCSLTFTSKSQFAIHIRTHTASTTYECNICGRTFVRDSYLIRHQNRVHRDMNQSNTNHNPPTPQSASGGTPGTGFESPVCDLRYSEGPSSLDGLAGAKGGIAAEIASLAKQNNLQLPLPLLHPQTTN, from the exons ATG GTGGATTGGTACACAGGATATGAGCAGCTTGTCAAGCGCAACCTGACTCTGCTCCCTGATCAAGAAGCAGTGCAGCAGCAGGAGCCCCAGTCCCAAGAGCTGGCTCAGCCGCAGCAAACTGACATTATGACGTCCATGTTCGAGCAACAGATTAAAAGCGAGCCCATGGGCTTCTATTCTGTTGCTTCGAGCCGCTCGGATGGTTCCAACTCCATGGTGAACTTGTCTGATGACAGGGAGGATCTGTCTCAGCAAGAGGGTCATCTGCAGCCGCAACAGCAGACAACGCTACAGTTGAACCCGCAGGCTCAACAACAGCAAACGCAGCAGAGTCAACAGCAGGCACAGCAGAaccaacaacaacaacaacagcagaGTCAGAGCGTGCAGCAGGAGACGCCTAGTCGCCAGTCGACAGGCCAGCAAACAGTGAAGGAAGGTTCCAGGTCCAGACCGCAGCCCTGTAAAGTATGCGGCAAGGTGCTATCCTCTGCTTCGTCGTATTATGTACATATGAAACTTCACTCGGGCAACAAACCATATCATTGTACGGTCTGCGAAGCGAGTTTCTGTCGCAAGCCGTACCTAGAAGTGCACATGAGGACGCACACGGGGGAGAGACCGTTCCAGTGCGAGCTGTGTTTGAAAAGGTTTACGCAGAAGAGCAGTTTGAACACCCATAAGCGAGTGCACACTGGTGAGAGACCGTACGCCTGCGACATCTGCCAGAAACGTTTTGCTGTGAAGAGCTACGTGACCGCGCACCGTTGGAGTCACGTCGCCGAGAAGCCCCTGGTCTGCGACCGGTGTTCTCTAACGTTCACGTCCAAGAGTCAATTCGCAATCCACATCCGTACTCACACGGCGAGCACCACGTACGAGTGTAACATATGCGGACGTACGTTTGTACGCGACAGTTATCTGATACGGCATCAGAACCGTGTGCACCGTGATATGAATCAAAGCAATACCAATCACAATCCACCTACACCGCAGAGCGCAAGCGGTGGCACACCGGGGACAGGCTTCGAGAGTCCTGTCTGCGATCTACGGTACAGCGAGGGACCATCATCGCTGGACGGCTTGGCCGGCGCCAAAGGCGGCATCGCGGCGGAGATCGCTAGTTTGGCGAAACAGAACAATCTTCAGCTTCCTCTACCGCTGCTGCATCCGCAGACCACCAACTAG
- the LOC144474239 gene encoding uncharacterized protein LOC144474239 isoform X2: MTSMFEQQIKSEPMGFYSVASSRSDGSNSMVNLSDDREDLSQQEGHLQPQQQTTLQLNPQAQQQQTQQSQQQAQQNQQQQQQQSQSVQQETPSRQSTGQQTVKEGSRSRPQPCKVCGKVLSSASSYYVHMKLHSGNKPYHCTVCEASFCRKPYLEVHMRTHTGERPFQCELCLKRFTQKSSLNTHKRVHTGERPYACDICQKRFAVKSYVTAHRWSHVAEKPLVCDRCSLTFTSKSQFAIHIRTHTASTTYECNICGRTFVRDSYLIRHQNRVHRDMNQSNTNHNPPTPQSASGGTPGTGFESPVCDLRYSEGPSSLDGLAGAKGGIAAEIASLAKQNNLQLPLPLLHPQTTN; encoded by the coding sequence ATGACGTCCATGTTCGAGCAACAGATTAAAAGCGAGCCCATGGGCTTCTATTCTGTTGCTTCGAGCCGCTCGGATGGTTCCAACTCCATGGTGAACTTGTCTGATGACAGGGAGGATCTGTCTCAGCAAGAGGGTCATCTGCAGCCGCAACAGCAGACAACGCTACAGTTGAACCCGCAGGCTCAACAACAGCAAACGCAGCAGAGTCAACAGCAGGCACAGCAGAaccaacaacaacaacaacagcagaGTCAGAGCGTGCAGCAGGAGACGCCTAGTCGCCAGTCGACAGGCCAGCAAACAGTGAAGGAAGGTTCCAGGTCCAGACCGCAGCCCTGTAAAGTATGCGGCAAGGTGCTATCCTCTGCTTCGTCGTATTATGTACATATGAAACTTCACTCGGGCAACAAACCATATCATTGTACGGTCTGCGAAGCGAGTTTCTGTCGCAAGCCGTACCTAGAAGTGCACATGAGGACGCACACGGGGGAGAGACCGTTCCAGTGCGAGCTGTGTTTGAAAAGGTTTACGCAGAAGAGCAGTTTGAACACCCATAAGCGAGTGCACACTGGTGAGAGACCGTACGCCTGCGACATCTGCCAGAAACGTTTTGCTGTGAAGAGCTACGTGACCGCGCACCGTTGGAGTCACGTCGCCGAGAAGCCCCTGGTCTGCGACCGGTGTTCTCTAACGTTCACGTCCAAGAGTCAATTCGCAATCCACATCCGTACTCACACGGCGAGCACCACGTACGAGTGTAACATATGCGGACGTACGTTTGTACGCGACAGTTATCTGATACGGCATCAGAACCGTGTGCACCGTGATATGAATCAAAGCAATACCAATCACAATCCACCTACACCGCAGAGCGCAAGCGGTGGCACACCGGGGACAGGCTTCGAGAGTCCTGTCTGCGATCTACGGTACAGCGAGGGACCATCATCGCTGGACGGCTTGGCCGGCGCCAAAGGCGGCATCGCGGCGGAGATCGCTAGTTTGGCGAAACAGAACAATCTTCAGCTTCCTCTACCGCTGCTGCATCCGCAGACCACCAACTAG
- the LOC144474241 gene encoding dynein regulatory complex protein 1, with product MISSGTMEKFSENADESQGPSVLSSDPEERKLARKLRIQKRIDEQTKSLKVEEAASVGTTPIEQQILDSLDKLEKLQAEGEEVVTAVSVANDARELERRKEVQETRNRLLEVFEEENKKYVEKFHEISAKWPEIFDCKDPLDIYDELEAQKARCNEVLEKKDALIAELKKELENADEKYADQAKQQNNDIDLLIERMETQVRDMTKAYRNELTLIEDVIESDRTMLLATSMEKWEALFKKHQDETVEAKEEKKIIMQEYEENMKKAIIQHQEEFRQLKIRFKLEIQDLQQQVQNMKALCLMNVEKLDYNYAVLKRREEENTIVKNQQKRKINKLQDVLNHLKKTYTELEESTRLEIQKLTTEIAKSQKAVEELEEKSNNIAAINDKKYMQIWDLNIQTADELVDKILAADKIIHEQLLGIEWEPPKMQLLRKEELRSYCGAMCTIKKEKEDAKKRKMISKTYNPATTLAEINLERCLLNHIAKLITDHCEYYVEDTLKELLSEYSQEDKLLIRLDKVFEALKITSKEELQFLLNFFLPYANCTICLEEKVSIPSVCGESKRTSSSTSSSRSSSSEASSVEASLSESTLPPIRDEERQPEAILIAAMHDALRDIKFPATKEEEEEEEEEEEGEERIVEETPSEKQPIPSSCTAEGIIEIADETTGEPKRQLVCDNGHLLTIETEFVANALKEFIERYDFVKKQKSTVPIDKREIKMKATVSRNITDEDITEFWERYKNIFSPERERLWDNLLSGLKKYHLVLKQRHELNNEIKFLQKQNTELNRLLRSYSTETDPVQLSERDVKNIQYILQDS from the exons atgatttcctctggaacaatggaaaaattctCCGAGAATGCAGACGAATCACAGGGACCATCTGTTTTATCATCTGATCCGGAAGAGCGGAAGCTGGCCCGGAAACTTCGAATTCAAAAACGCATAGACGAACAAACCAA gTCCTTGAAAGTAGAAGAAGCTGCGAGCGTGGGCACAACCCCCATTGAACAGCAAATACTTGATAGCTTGGAcaagttagaaaaattacaagcTGAAGGGGAGGAAGTC GTGACTGCCGTGAGTGTGGCCAACGATGCAAGGGAATTAGAGAGACGAAAAGAAGTGCAGGAGACGAGGAATAGATTGTTGGAGGTATTCGAGGAGGAGAACAAAAAATATGTGGAGAAGTTTCATGAGATTAGTGCGAAATGGCCTGAGATATTCGACTGCAAAGATCCGTTGGACATTTATGACGAATTGGAAGCTCAAAAGGCCAGGTGCAATGAGGTCCTAGAAAAGAAGGATGCCCTAATCGCGGAGTTAAAGAAGGAATTGGAGAATGCTGACGAAAAATACGCAGATCAAGCAAAGCAGCAAAATAACGATATCGATTTGCTTATTGAGAGAATGGAAACACAA gTACGTGACATGACGAAAGCTTATCGCAACGAATTGACGTTGATCGAAGACGTTATCGAATCGGACCGCACAATGCTTTTAGCAACCTCTATGGAGAAATGGGAagcgttatttaaaaaacaccAAGATGAAACCGTAGAAGctaaggaagaaaaaaaaattataatgcaagAATATGAAGAAAACATGAAGAAAGCGATAATACAGCACCAGGAAGAGTTTAGGCAACTGAAGATCCGTTTCAAATTGGAGATACAGGACCTCCAGCAGCAGGTGCAGAACATGAAAGCTTTATGCTTAATGAATGTGGAAAAATTGGACTATAATTATGCTGTGTTGAAACGCCGGGAAGAAGAGAACACTATCGTGAAGAATCAGcagaagagaaagataaataa acTGCAAGACGTGCTTAATCATTTGAAAAAAACGTACACGGAGTTGGAGGAGTCTACAAGATTGGAGATCCAGAAACTAACAACTGAAATTGCAAAGTCACAAAAAGCTGTAGAAGAACTGGAGGAAAAGTCTAATAATATTGCTGCTATCAATGATAAAAAGTATATGCAGATCTGGGATTTAAACATCCAAACTGCAGATGAATTAGTAGATAAg ATTTTAGCAgcagataaaattattcatgaacAATTGTTGGGAATTGAATGGGAACCAccgaaaatgcaattattgAGAAAAGAGGAGTTGAGATCTTACTGCGGCGCTATGTGTACTATAAAGAAAG AAAAGGAGGATGCAAAGAAGaggaaaatgatttccaaAACATACAATCCAGCGACGACATTGGCAGAGATAAATTTAGAAAGATGTCTATTGAACCACATTGCCAAATTAATTACCGATCACTGTGAATACTATGTTGAAGATactttgaaagaattattgtcAGAGTACTCTCAAGAAGACAAGTTGCTGATTCGACTGGATAAAGTATTTGAG GCCTTAAAAATTACATCCAAAGAGGAActtcaatttttgttgaacTTCTTTCTACCATATGCCAATTGCACCATTTGtttagaagaaaaagtaaGCATACCAAGTGTTTGTGGAGAATCCAAAAGAACGTCTTCATCTACATCTTCATCTAGAAGTTCTTCATCTGAAGCTTCTTCAGTTGAAGCTTCTTTATCTGA GAGCACCTTACCCCCTATCAGAGACGAAGAACGCCAACcagaagctattttaattgcagCTATGCATGATGCATTGCGTGATATCAAATTTCCGGCTaccaaagaagaagaagaagaggaagaagaagaagaagaaggagaggagCGAATAGTTGAGGAAACACCATCCGAAAAACAGCCAATTCCATCTTCTTGCACTGCAGAaggaattattgaaatcgcAGATG aaaccACTGGAGAACCAAAACGACAACTCGTATGCGACAACGGTCACTTATTGACAATAGAAACAGAATTTGTGGCGAATGCTTTGAAAGAATTCATAGAAAGATACGACTTTGTAAAGAAGCAGAAGAGTACAGTGCCTATCgacaaaagagaaattaaaatgaaagcCACGGTGTCGAGAAATATCACAGATGAAGATATTACCGAATTCTGggaaagatataaaaatattttttcaccagaaagagaaagacttTGGGATAATTTGCTAAGTGGTCTGAAGAAGTACCACTTAGTATTAAAACAAAGGCACGAgttaaacaatgaaataaaatttctacaaaaacaAAATACAGAACTTAATAGATTATTAAGAAGTTATTCAACGGAG ACTGATCCTGTCCAACTATCAGAAAGAgacgttaaaaatattcaatacatCTTACAGGACTCTTGA
- the LOC144474240 gene encoding zinc finger protein 346: MAVPSEDVMNPSLNDPVTKAVVDNIMGNLPTKKPFVRCDDCDLSFTSQTVLDTHLQGARHAKQIRSKNIMASLEETKVAFSKDEETNGLKCNVCNVCLNSIQQLQTHLNGSRHKKKAMRGEWSGKEVGSPVTSPPMNAQDNSASKDVSLSCNMCNKIFNSPAQYNVHITSKKHTSKLKQAKILKKKRFFPYWKKPKPGANPKNLVQSLSNNFVPGGFTNQT, encoded by the exons ATGGCTGTACCATCAGAGGATGTTATGAATCCAAGCCTAAATGATCCTGTAACCAAAGCAGTAGTAGATAATATAATGGGTAATTTACCCACAAAGAAACCTTTTGTTCGCTGTGATGATTGTGATCTATCATTTACAAGTCAAACTGTATTAGATACACATTTACAAGGTGCCAGACACGCTAAACAG ATTagatcaaaaaatataatggcATCCCTTGAAGAAACAAAAGTGGCATTCTCAAAAGACGAGGAAACGAATGGACTAAAATGTAATGTGTGCAACGTATGCCTAAACTCTATACAACAACTACAAACACATTTGAATG gAAGCCGACATAAAAAGAAAGCAATGAGAG GTGAGTGGAGTGGCAAAGAAGTTGGAAGTCCAGTGACATCACCACCCATGAATGCCCAGGACAACTCTGCATCGAAAGACGTGTCGCTTTCGTGCAACATGTGCAACAAGATTTTTAATTCCCCAGCACAGTACAACGTG cATATAACATCAAAGAAGCACACTAGTAAGTTAAAGCAagctaaaattttaaaaaagaaacggttCTTTCCATATTGGAAGAAGCCTAAACCTGGTGCAAATCCCAAAAATCTTGTTCAATCGTtgtcaaataatttcgtaccAGGAGGTTTTACAAATCAAacatag